One window of the Anguilla rostrata isolate EN2019 chromosome 13, ASM1855537v3, whole genome shotgun sequence genome contains the following:
- the LOC135237522 gene encoding alkaline phosphatase, tissue-nonspecific isozyme-like isoform X1: MSGLCSPRSSPPSSSSSFWRCSASLPADWRRKSSHWARPCTSEHAATPPASSDTGGRIDHGHHEGKAKQALYEVVEMDRAIQQGGLMTSLHDTLTVVTADHSHVFSFGGYTPCGNSIFDQNNYQAQAAVPLRYETHGGEDVAVFARGPMAYLLHGVQEQNYIPHVMAYAACIGQN; the protein is encoded by the exons ATGTCTGGATTGTGCTCACCTCGGTCTtctccaccctcctcttcctcatcattTTGGCGTTGCTCTGCTTCTTTACCTGCCGACTGGCGTCGAAAGTCAAGCCACTGGGCACGCCCATGCACTTCTGAGCATGCTGCAACCCCACCTGCTTCCTCTGACACCG GTGGGCGCATTGACCATGGTCACCATGAGGGCAAGGCTAAGCAGGCCCTGTATGAGGTGGTGGAGATGGACAGAGCCATCCAGCAGGGAGGACTGATGACCAGCTTGCATGACACCCTGACTGTGGTGACTGCAGATCATTCACATGTCTTCAGCTTTGGAGGATACACACCATGTGGAAACTCCATATTTG ACCAAAATAACTACCAGGCCCAGGCAGCAGTGCCCCTGCGTTATGAGACGCACGGCGGGGAGGACGTGGCGGTGTTCGCTAGGGGCCCCATGGCCTACCTGCTGCATGGAGTGCAGGAGCAGAACTACATTCCCCACGTCATGGCCTACGCAGCCTGCATTGGGCAGAACTGA
- the LOC135237522 gene encoding alkaline phosphatase-like isoform X2 — translation MMILAVCNNRYDLLSFTSILYGNGPGYKLINGVRENISTVDYYQNNYQAQAAVPLRYETHGGEDVAVFARGPMAYLLHGVQEQNYIPHVMAYAACIGQN, via the exons ATGATGATCTTAGCAGTGTGCAACAATAGGTATGACTTGCTTAGCTTCACCTCTATTCTGTATGGCAATGGACCAGGCTACAAACTGATCAATGGCGTGCGCGAGAACATCTCCACTGTGGACTACT ACCAAAATAACTACCAGGCCCAGGCAGCAGTGCCCCTGCGTTATGAGACGCACGGCGGGGAGGACGTGGCGGTGTTCGCTAGGGGCCCCATGGCCTACCTGCTGCATGGAGTGCAGGAGCAGAACTACATTCCCCACGTCATGGCCTACGCAGCCTGCATTGGGCAGAACTGA